The window GCAAGCTGTTGCAGCTGCATTGGCAACATCTGCCTCGGTGAGAATATTAGTTATTGTGTAACATTTCTTCTTGTACTCTTCTTAACCTTGGCTAACGTAtgtgaatgatttttttgtgtgtatctTTGTTACTTTTAGGCTGGCCATGATCAGGAGAACTCACAGAATTCACTGAAACACTTTGCTGATGACACGAATGGTCCCTTGTCCCCAATCTCCGTGCCAGCACAAAAACAGCTGAAATATACAGCAGGCATCGCCAACGGCTCAGTCAGAGACTCGATAGCTTTCATAGATAAGACACGAAAGGTCAATTTCATCCTCCTTTCAATTGCAGAGTTGTTaattgttttctgtttttggcTAAGAAAGCTAAGAAAGTGCGATTTTCTGTTATTGCAGATGGTACCCATTGGGCATTTGCCAACAAAAAAACTAGCAGTTATAGGGCAAGCTGGGAAGCTATGGAGGTGGAAGAGGAGTCATCACCAGTGGTTAGTACAATTCAAATGGAAATGGCAGAAGCCTTGGAGACTCTCGGAATGGATTAGGCACAGCGATGAAACAATCATCAGGACCAAACCTCGCTTACTAGGTCAATCGTGATGTAATGTTCTGCAGTCATCTGCCTATTGTTGCCCGATTTTCATCTTTGACCTATAAGCATCATCCCAACGCATAGCATAGGGAACTCAAGAATCAAGTACAGGTACTATAAAGTCACAAAAGTTATGATTGAGAATCTCGTATGTATGAAAATAACTTGTTCAACAAGATGGCTTAGCACAGCGATTAACCTACTTTGACTGTTTTGAATAATGCAGTGTGCTATAAGTAGCCGTTGAGGATATTTGCTACTGTCATGGAGATCATTTTGGGAGGCATGGGTTTTTATTGAAAGTTTTGCAATGGTTACTGCGCTCGGAGCATCTTGTAAATTCGTGTTGATGCTGCCGATGATATACTGTGTAGCTAGAAGCCGACACCAATGGTGCAAGACTGCAAGTGGTGATATACTGGTGAACGGAGAAATCGAGCCGTGTAATTTTATAGCACCTTTCTGTTAATAACAACACAACTTGAGGGGAAAATCCTTCAGGTTACAGAAATATGTATAAAAGGCTCTCTTCGTCGTTCATTTTTAGAATGTCGTTTGTGTGTAGCGTTTTCTGTTGCATCGAAGTTTTCGAAGAAAGGGAAAATTCTTTTGTAGATTACTTTGTTCCTTGTGTAAACATTATAGTTATTCCATTGGCAGAGATTGCTTCTTGTATGCCTATCTGTAATAAATCCTTCCCTTTGTATGACATATACGTATGAAATCATCGGTTCGACGTAGCCACCTAAGCCTGAGCAACAAGAAAAGTTCGGTAAGGCAGCTCTCCCACCGGGTAAGATCAGCATAGGTCAGATCGGATGGGATCAAGATACAGAGAGAGTTCATGTTTTTGTAAGAGATGCCCCTATGGATACGTGAGTCAGAGTGTCCCTACCCACGTTTTTCTCACGAGCGATGTTACTAACCATCCATAGAGACCTTGATTAGAACACCATTTGTACCCACAAAGAAAGTTGAACCTTTCTtgtgaaaaaaatttgattacTACAAGGTATTACAAGATTCTAAACTAACTGATACAAGATAAGGTATTTTATCGATACATTCCAAACCAACCGATACACAATCCGGACAACCTGAACTGAACCATAATATGCATATGTTTTGTTTGCTGATGGTCAATATCTAACAACGCGGACCATTTGAGAGGAGCTGGGATCAGTAGTAGCTACTCCATCAGAGACTCACAGAAGTTGAATGATAGTACAGAATCACACGCGATGAGAGTAGCATTGCAGAAGTGGGCTTGTATCTGTACATCAAGTTTGGCAACACCAGTATGCGTAGTGCTCGTCTTTGCGATGATTGCTAACAAGACCTCCACACTGTAAACAAATGAAGCTACTCCCATCTGAAAATGCATCCAACACAACCTGCATCCTGCCAGTTTCCGCCAGTATGGAACTTCCTTGATCATCAGGTCCAGCACCAACTGACGGACCACCCACGTTACCTGCTGCTTCTGGTTCAGTCTTCGAAGGATGAGCTTCGGCAATTGCACACTCCGCAAACAAAGAAGCTAGTTGATCAGCAGCAGCACTTTCTTGCAATCTACTTCTGTACAGCTCACGAGCACGATGCAAGGACTGAAATACAGCCTCTTCCCCACCCCTTGTTCTCATTGCCATAACAACCTGTTCCGAAAACGAAATTAGCATCATGGACACACTTCTCTTGATTCTTAAAACTTGTAACAACATAAATATGTTATCTGTTCGTACTTGTAGTAGCTCCAAGCTTGAACATTTAACATGACCGCAGGAGCATCTACATACATTCATCAGACACACATACGAGGTACCAACATCTAGACAAGTCTCTCACTACGAAGCTCCCTCTAAGGCGGTGCTTGGCGATCTCCAACATCACGACCCCAAACGCCATAACCACCGGCCAACACTACCATTTTGTCAAACAGTTAACTACCCGTCTACTCCTACTAGACAATTAACAAGTAAATAATTATCTTTCCTCATCCAACAACTTACGCCAATCCTTCGTGTTCAACTTCGAAATCCTGTATATGCTAACACGCATATCTACTTTTGCTCCAAATTTATACACACTATAACTAGTAATGTTCTCTTTACACATTCAGGCATGAATCCaatcattttattaaaaaaaaaaaaagaaaaaaaaaaagaaatcagtACAAAATTGGCAGGGAAGACAGTATAAACCCTAAAATTCAAATCGCATTAATGAGAATTAAATCAGTTTTACTCAATTCCATGGACGATGGACGATGCGAATCAAACAGAAGGAAAATGGGAGGAAGTTGATAagttataaaaatttaataaataaaaaatgaagttgAAGATTACCGCTTGAAGGGCCTGGGAAGGCTTGCCTTGATTAAGGAGCTGGCGAGACAATGTGAGCAAGTCCCTGACGACGTCGCCTTGACCGGTGTTGGACGGCCCCGCCGTCTCCATCATCTCCGTGTCCGTATGGTTCATGGTGGCATTCTCTAATCCCGAAATTGTACGCCGATTTCGGATTGGTcttaatatttatatatttgttggGTGAGGAAATGTTTGATGAAAGAAAGGTGGAGGATTCTAGCAAATTCTTCAGGTTAAAGCTGTCGGCTTCCTCAGCCATCTCTCTCGCAGATATTAGTGATGTTTTCATGTTATGGGCTTTCATTTCAGATCCTTCCTTTGTGGGCCTGTTTATTTATTGGGCTTCTTGGACCTGTCACGTTTTCCAGTCCAATACACATTTTTCaacaatcattttttttttggtcatcaGATGGACCCTCCTATACATATTATCCAACACGAGTTGAGTGGGACCAGAGCAGAACTGGGCGGATCCACTTAATTGTGAGTGTGGAGGAATTTACATCACGGGAAATCCGTCACATAGTGTTACGATTTCACATTCTCTTGATTATATGAGTGTTGATATAAGTATAACAACATGAGGGGTGACGTTATGAATATGATTGTGAAGTCCATGATGGCTTTCACACTCCACCACTTGTGAAGTCCATGTAACGTTATGAATCTTATAAAAATAGCAAGAATGTAACCAGTTAAAAAGCACAATCATATGCTGCATTCATGTCACCACCTAATTTCTCTCAACTTTAATAGCTCTTCATCATTTGAATTTACACCTTGTTAGGCTGTCCCTATACATTACTTTCACACAGCTCACTGTCCTTATCATTACCTTATAAATTAGGACACGATGTCACATGTTAAACTTTCTCACATGATAGTTTTTGAATGATCTAAAATACAGCCACAATAATTTATCACCCTCCCTCCCCACCCCCCACCCTAAACAAACATATCTTATATAGTAAAGCTCAATTTCTCCAGCACTAGGACACAATGTCACGTGTTAAACTTTCTCCCATTACAAATTTTGAATGATCTGAAATACAGCCACAATAATTTATCACCCCCCAAACAAATATCttatatactaaaactcaatTTCTCCAGCACTATTCATCAACCGTGAACGGATGAAAAAAGATCACAAATAATGTAGCAGAGATAAAAGTGACCATTAATAACTAATATATCATAATCATGTGTGATAAATCTATTTCTTTTCTACAAATAGTTTGCTAGCCAGCTAGCTAGCATGTGTGTTCATCTCAATTCACTTTCAACCTCCTCCATGGATGATATCGTCTCCTTTTTAATCTCCTGTAACATCTTCAACACCTGCCACATGGTCGGTCTCTGCTCCGGCGAAGTTGAACTGCAAGCGATCGCCACCTCCAGCAGCATTGCCATCTTATCATGCCCATCGTCATGGTCATCTTCCCTCAAAGATCTCACCCATTCCATCGTATCATCCGGCGCTAAGACTAAGTGTTTCGATGGAGGCTTCCCCGTGAGAAGCTCCACCAACAAAACCCCGAATGCATAGACATCGGACTTTGGAGTTGGTTGCCGCCGTTGTCGATAATGATCGTGATCGTTTGACGAGTTGGTGCGAGTCTCCGGGGCTTTGTACGCAGTTGAATCGGGGTCCTCTTCGGACGTTGGGGTAGGGGTGGCGAGAACGGAGAGGCAGTAGTCGGTGAGACATGCTTCGAAGTCCGAGCCAAGAAGGACGTTGGAGGACTTGAGATTGCCGTGGACGAGCTTCCATGCTTGGTGGATGTAGGAGAGGCCTTGCGCTACGTCCTCCGCTATTTTCAAGCAGGATGTCCAGTGCAGCGGCCTTGCCCTTGTTGATTTCCCTGCAACGCATTAATCATATTAGGGACTTGGTTTAAGGTTAATTAATTCAGCAGATTCCTGCACTTAATCACAAGCAAGATTCTCGGCGCCGAACCAAATCTAGTACAATCAATCATGTGCTAATATTCCAATTCTAATGATAACCCCAAAAAGTACGTAAACGTGGCATTTAAAGAAAGTGAAATTTAAGAACGCTTACTTGTCAATCTCCTATTTGCCTCCCCTCAAATTCTTTATAAAGTTTTTAATGACTGGCACACGGtattattatacaaatagtgagatatatatgttaaaaagttaataacttaaaaactaaaatttctcactatttacataaaaatatgtaTGCCACTCTTATcccgtcacaatgaaaattttctaaattCTCAATCAACAAAATAGTCAAAAGAATCAAACAGCAGACAAACCGAGTCAAACCAGCTCGCTACTCGCTCGCTCACTCAACTGAAAGATTGAAACATTACCGTGAACGAGGGAGAAGACGCTGCCGTTAGGCTGGTAATCGTAGACGAGCAGCCGCTCGTCCTTCGCCTGAAAATATGCTCTTAGCGGCACGAGATTCGGGTGTCTCAGCGCACCCACCGACTCCAGGTGCCGCTCGAACACCTCTCTGCTAGTCCCACCCAGCTTCCTGGCATCGAGCCTCTTCACGCTCGCAATCAGGCGGATGTCCAGCACCGCCTTGTACGTCGTCCCGATCGTCCCCTTCCCCAGCAGCTCCGCCGAAGCCCGCATCAGCTGGTCGAGCGAGTACAGCTGCGGCTCGCCAGCGCAGAACATTAGGCTCCCGCTCTTCACCACTTGAATCCCCTGCGCCTTCTTCACCTTCTGCTCCAGCTCCTCCTCTATTTCCACGACCGCCGCCGCTGTTTCCTCCGTCGCGGTTGGTCCCGCCGAATTAacctctttttgggttttggatgtCCTCTGTTTCTTCACCGCCATTGCAAAACAGAGGAGGGAGCAGATCAGGAAGAAGACGCCGGAGGAAAAACCAATAATGACGGCAGTTCTTCTGTGCTTTTTGTGACTAGGCTGAGTCAACTCAACGCCCTGGATATCTTCTGCACTGCTCTGCCCGAGCGCCCGAGCGGGCGGAGGGGCTCCGTGGGCTTGAGTAGTACCAAAAAACGTTGTATCGTTGCATTCTTTGTTCACAATCTCGCCGCAGAGGAATTGGTTCCAAGAGAAGGAGGATGCACCGAACCGGAGCAGAGTCGGAGTGACAGGGATTGCACCAGTGAGGTTGTTTCTGGAGACATTGAATGTCTGGAGGTTGGACTGGTTTAGCGCCGGGACCGGTCCAGTGAACCGGTTCCATTCGAGACGAAGGTAGTACAGCCGGTCCAGATCGGTGATTAGAAATGTCGGTAATGATCCGGTGAGGTTGTTGTACGAGAAATCGACGGTTCGGAGGAGATGGAGGGAGGAGAGCGAAGGCGGGAAGGAACCCGCGAAGGCGTTGTGGTCGAGGAAGAGGGTTTTGAGGTTAGTGAATCCAGCGAGGTCAGGAACCGGTCCGGTAAGCGAGTTGTTCTGCAGACTCAGGACTTTGAGTTGGTCCAACCGAGTCAGGGTGTCAGGCGCGAAAATGCCGCCGAGGTTCTGGGACTTGATTACGAGGCGAACTATTTTGTACCGGGCGGCGCATTGGACGCCTGTCCAGCGGCAGAAGGACTGGACGGCGGTGGCGTTGGAAGAGAAGGGGAGGGCGTCATGTAAATCCGCTTTGGATTTGAAGGCGAAGAGCGCGAGAGCGTCGGGTGGGAGAGACGGATGAGCGAGGGAAGGCCTAGAGGAAGTAAGTGTGGAGGTGCAGAGTGAGAGAAGAAGTAAAAAGAGCTGCCATTTCTTGAGCATTGTAGAAGAAAGTAAAGAAACAGAGCGTAGCTGCCTCTCTCTGGTCTGTAATTTACAGAGAAGTCATggagaataagagagagaggggacAGAAAGGTCACAAAAGCATCTATGAACTAAGAGGAGCAGGTGTCGGACCCAAAAGCTCAGTCACGTGAAAGTAAGTTCGCAAAGCCAGAGGGTAATTTTAATCACACTTTAATCCTTGTAAATCGAAAGTCGGTATTTAATCTTTAAAATTAAGTTTGTTcaactttattttttagaactcgattttaattttattttatttcatgaaacttagaactcgattttaatttcattttaaataatcAATGATTATTGTAACAATTAAAATCCTCACAAATAAaacattgatttattttataCATACATCACTAAAAATTTCAAGTTCAAGAAGtatttgttggaaattttgagtagaaatttcttTGTCTCACATTGGTCATTCCCAAAAGGTTTTGTCCCTTATAGAAAGTTATTGGAGTGATAGGCCTTGAAGACTAAAATTAGGCTCACCCTTGGGGTTGGGCTTTggggtgtactaattaattggtaatttatatataattaattttaattaatttctattttttttttttttttaccaacagACTCATCTTTTCATATGAAGTCTGAAGTGTGAGAAAAAACACCCCTCTGAAGAGATGTCTCCTAATAGATGCATCACTTCCTCACACATGTTGCGAACAGGTataatcatattatatatacatcaatCTGCGTGACATTTAGAACATAGAAAATACAATTCTTCTTCTATAATCCAAAACATCCTTACCGAGAGAACCACATAGAAATTTGCCAGAAGCCAAGTTTTCCGATGTTGGAATTTTGACTTGATCGTTGAATCTTGGTGAAGCAGACGTatgtagaactacaagcattgagtagggacgaaatttctgtttcaaggaTATTGCGGTACTCAAGCCTTGATCTTCAATATTTCTGTTCAATATTATTTCATTGTTCATACActgttaatttcttatttgcatttattatttattaacatatataattttatcacagATTGTTGACATATATCCAACAGTATTTGCCTAAAGTTTTAAATAATGATTAAGAAAATGAGCGACTTTGATTAAAATACGTGTACAGTGAAAGTTCATTCATCAAAATTGAGCGAACAAGAATGTATACTGAAATGTCGTTCTATTCACATGTTACCATAAATAGCATAATATGATTTCTTATATTTGATTCTTTTGTCACTTGATTTACTAAAGTGATTGATGGTGagcaatctcagggaccacttttgtagattttaaattttagagaccaaagtgaagagttaagtcaatctcaatgaccattttagctaaaaaacctttcatctaaacttttttttatgtaGTTAAACATAGAGTAACCAAAACTAAAGAAGGAAGGCAAACAAGCATGTTACAATTAAAGTTAAGAATTTGGAAGAGTATTGTCCACGTTCATTCATCATTTGATCGCTGATTTTCACACTCTCGTTTTTTTCTCTTCAGCACTCTAATTTGTTTATAATCtttattttcgtttgatttatCAAATTATGTAAGACGAgactgagaaaaaaaaatacagacaGATGTCACTTCCTACatgagaagaaaacaaaatggcTATTGTTTATACACGGACCCCATGAATCTAGCAGTGCCCTTAAAAAGAAAGTGAAATCATTGTCATGTGATTGAATAGCATTGTCCGTGAATTTCAAGGAGGAAGCATTTTGCTTTGATTTTGCAGGACACGTTAGTAGttgtatttctttcttctttacaAGGGGGCCCAATGCCTTCGTAAATAGGCCCAAATGTTATGTTGGATCTGTCGGCCTAAGTTTAGAATCGTGATTTATTTGGGCCTAATTACCACAAGTGATGGACTAGTCGTGTTGGGCTTCCTTTCCAGCCTATACATCTTTTCTCTGTTTCATTTGAACGGGGGATTTGCCATTACCAACTAACTTGGgctaaatataattaaaaatgaacCACAAAAGATTAGAGGCAGGGATTAAGAAATGAGTCGATGCAATGCATTTAGAGAGATTTATAAAATGACTACTTAAAAGAAGTCATTTgtagccacttagtattacggtttagtgatattcttttcatttgtaagtgatatgtattaggttcgattctcgccaaagatgaattttaatcacattattatcagcctattgtgaggtttagcccaCCCCCTCTCccttttagtatagataatattatttgttcaaaaaaaaaaaatgaagtcatTTGTAGTCAATTCTAATTACATATCTAAATCTCTTGGTACTTGTAAATTCATCGTCCAAACGTAACCTAAATTCAACAATTGTGTACATAAGTTTTGAACTAAAGCTCCTCTAATACTAATCAGGCTAATGTATGTGGACCAAATGATCATTCGTTACTCAACCCAAAGTAGTAGGTACCATCCAAAAATTTCCACtatgatgaaaagaaaaaaaaaaagattcctCACAAAATTTCCTCTCAAAACTCTCTTTCACAATGAAAAACCACTTTAACctgttatgaaaaaaaataacaccTAAATTCAAATTGTTACTAGTCTTTTTACACACGTTTTTGTGCATGCGAAAAccttttttaataactttttgtCCTTATTCAgcattttgtattttgttttttaacatgTGAATAAATACTGAATTGTAAAGTATTACGATTTTGGTGTGGAGCTTTGAAGTGCCACTGCCACCGCCTCTTTATCTTGTAAACGAAGCaacatttgaatattttccaTCGTTATCCCCCACGACTTTTTTGAGTAGTGCCCCTCCCCATTGATAATAAAAAGAGATTCTCAGTTCCATATTGGTTTCCAACCACTTCCAAATTTGCATCATTCCAACCGTCATCTTGTAACCATTTGTTTTTTATAAGTAAAACTCGACGGCAAGCATACACCAAAGTGGCGGCGTAGTTGGATCAGAGGTGTACAACGAGCCGAGTAGTTGAGATCATGTCCCAAGGCCTCCATGGCCGTCTAAAAGCAGGAGAGATTTGAAGAATTTGCACAGCCAAATCAAACAGTGGATGCTTAGTGGTTAGTTCCACTTGGTACACTTATTTTGCTTCCCACTTGCTGCATCCAGTGCAGCTCTCCAAATCTCCATTAACAGATAAATAGTAATTTAACAATAGATACTTACAAAAGTGAccaaattttaaattccaaattacacaaggatatatatatatatatatataattggtggTGAGTTCATCGAACCGTCTGCCTTACCTCACTCACTCAACTAGGGCACAGGGGACATTTCCTACCTACCAAGCACTTGGCTCATGAAAAAGGTGTCCCCAGAAAGTGATATTGCTAAAAGGTCTTCAAGACTTAAATTTGCAGGTTCTTCTAGGATTGTAACAGAGGCAAATCaccctcttctttctctctttggaCAATTTTTTTGGACCATACCTTAATTTTTGATAAAGCAAGcacctttctcttcttttgcGTTTGTCCATCCCCACTAACTtcgatttttaacttgtcacaAAGTGTGAAAATTCTGAATGGACTAGATGAATGAACGGTTAGATGTGTGGTCAAGGATTTAATGGCTAAGGATCCAACGGTGCATACTATGCTCCGATCTTTAAAATCGCACAAAGTGGGTTATATAGAAATGCTCTCTAAAGGACCTCCATCCTTTAACAAATGATTGTTTTGTATCAATAATGTCGATAATGTATCAACAACACTTGAATATGTCGTGCTATTGAAATGTTATTATCCACAAATAATTGAGATTACCCCATTTAATAAAGAATGGATATCCTATGCAGATAAGTGTCTTGTCCTATCCATTCAtccaataaaaattaaaaagaaaagctACAACAATCGTTGGTTTCTTAATGATACAAACAATACTGAGGAAGGGTGGAATCAAACTGGAATCCTCTAGTGACAACCAACTAAGCTAAAAGCCCGAATCACTGATTTCTTATAATCACAAAATCATCAAGGAAACATCTCAATAATTCTCATATTAAATGCACCATGCATTATGTTACACTGATATAAGTGAAAAGAATGAATCACCATGTTTACATTGAAATTTTTACACCCACAAGCCTTGGAGAAGATGAACAAATTTAGTACGTCACGGTGGAGGAGGCAATGGAGGAAACAAAGAACCAAAACCAGGAAGCTTACATGGAATGTAAGTATAAGTCCACATGAAGGGACAAAACCTTGGGTGCGCAAAGAAATCCGCACATTCCTCCACCGGTCTCTGAAACAGAAGATCGGGAACACAGTTGTTCGTAACATCGAGCACTCCTTTCCCGATCAAGCTTCTACAAATCGGACCAACATTAGTGAAGTAATTATGGGACAGCGAAAAGTTCGCCAAGCTTTGCAGCTCATGACACAACACCTCAGGTACCATGCCATGCAACAAGTTACCCGCAAAATTCAGCTGCTCCACGTTTTCGAGACAGGCCAGTGAAAACGGTAACGGCCCGGTTAACTGGTTGTTTCCAAAATCTAAAACTACGGCCTGTTTTAGCAACCCTATCTCGTAAGGCAAGCATCCTGTGAGCTGGTTGTTTAGGAGCAGAACCTCAGTCAGAGCGGCGAAAGCTTTTGAAATGCCCGATGGAATTGAGCCCGTGAATTTGTTGTTTGCTAAGGTGAGAAGGAGAATATGAGAACTGCCGAGATTGTCGGGAAGATTCTGCATGAAATTGTTGTTGTTTAGGAATAGGGCGTCAAGTTCTTGAGTGAAAATCTGCGGTGGGACGGCCCCAGTGAAGAAATTGAACCTTATGTCCAAGAAACCTAAGGTGTTCATGCCGAGAACGGCGGAGGGAAACGCCCCGGAGAATTGGTTGTTGCTTATGTCGAGTTCGTAGAGGTAAGGGAGGTTGGCAATGGCGGGGGAGACAGTGCCGGAAAAATTGTTGGAGTTTGCATGGAAGAGGGCAATGTCCGGGAGCTGGTCGAGAAATCCGTCGAGAGAAGGGGCCCCTAGTTGGAATCCGTTGAAGTCGATCGAGGCGAGGGCAATGGCGGAGCTGTTGTTTGGAGGGCTGTCACAGTAGAAGCCTTTGTAGCTGCATATTTTGGATCCCACCCAAGTTTTTGTGATGTTTAGTGGATCTGAGGTGATGAGGGACTTgaagttttggataattggGTAGACTATTTTGAGCCTTTGGTCTGCAAATACAAGTTCTTGGTTGTCTGGCAATTTTGTAGGAGGAGGTGCTTGTGGCGGCGGTAGTGGTACTTGTGGTGGTGGTaccggtggtggtggtggtggtggtggtggtggtggtggggtttTGTGCTTTAGGTGGCTTTTGTGTCCGCTGCCTCTTCTGCGGTGGCCACCTAAATCGAACTCGAGCGTTTGTTTGTTGGAATAGTTTGTTACGGGAGAAGAATTTTCATGCAACGGAAATGCTACTGCTACACAACTAGCAATACAAAGATAggttagaagaaaaaagaaggttGAGAATGAAACTAGAGCTTTGGTGGAATCAGGGCTTCTCATTCTTTCCTCAGAGATAAGAAAAGGCTATGATTTTCTTATGCTGGAGCAAATGGAACAAGACACTCACTGCTGGGGTTTTAATGCCAAATTATACACACTTTTTcataattcataattttttttttttttttactaaaccgtaattactgatttttttttgttaactcataatttaatctaaattgaaaaaaaaaatccaaaaagtaGTGGATGATTCATGATTGGGTGGCTCAATGAAGCACTAATTCAACACTTTTGAGACTTCCTATCCAAGTGTCAAActtttatattgaattaatttcACACATTTAAAATGAAGAgagttgagaaataaaaatttaagggcttgtttggtatcttatttgaaaattttaataatttctcaaaacatttcttaataatttttcttgaaaacaattttctttaaaactcaaaaacttgtttggtatgcgatttaaaaattttaaattttacaatttaaactggacaaagagatctaaaaagagagggttgagagagaaagaggagagaggaggaaagaaagtaaaagaTGATTGGAGAAAAGA of the Pyrus communis chromosome 1, drPyrComm1.1, whole genome shotgun sequence genome contains:
- the LOC137717438 gene encoding uncharacterized protein At4g06744-like; amino-acid sequence: MRSPDSTKALVSFSTFFFLLTYLCIASCVAVAFPLHENSSPVTNYSNKQTLEFDLGGHRRRGSGHKSHLKHKTPPPPPPPPPPPPVPPPQVPLPPPQAPPPTKLPDNQELVFADQRLKIVYPIIQNFKSLITSDPLNITKTWVGSKICSYKGFYCDSPPNNSSAIALASIDFNGFQLGAPSLDGFLDQLPDIALFHANSNNFSGTVSPAIANLPYLYELDISNNQFSGAFPSAVLGMNTLGFLDIRFNFFTGAVPPQIFTQELDALFLNNNNFMQNLPDNLGSSHILLLTLANNKFTGSIPSGISKAFAALTEVLLLNNQLTGCLPYEIGLLKQAVVLDFGNNQLTGPLPFSLACLENVEQLNFAGNLLHGMVPEVLCHELQSLANFSLSHNYFTNVGPICRSLIGKGVLDVTNNCVPDLLFQRPVEECADFFAHPRFCPFMWTYTYIPCKLPGFGSLFPPLPPPP
- the LOC137713456 gene encoding probable inactive receptor kinase At5g67200, whose product is MLKKWQLFLLLLSLCTSTLTSSRPSLAHPSLPPDALALFAFKSKADLHDALPFSSNATAVQSFCRWTGVQCAARYKIVRLVIKSQNLGGIFAPDTLTRLDQLKVLSLQNNSLTGPVPDLAGFTNLKTLFLDHNAFAGSFPPSLSSLHLLRTVDFSYNNLTGSLPTFLITDLDRLYYLRLEWNRFTGPVPALNQSNLQTFNVSRNNLTGAIPVTPTLLRFGASSFSWNQFLCGEIVNKECNDTTFFGTTQAHGAPPPARALGQSSAEDIQGVELTQPSHKKHRRTAVIIGFSSGVFFLICSLLCFAMAVKKQRTSKTQKEVNSAGPTATEETAAAVVEIEEELEQKVKKAQGIQVVKSGSLMFCAGEPQLYSLDQLMRASAELLGKGTIGTTYKAVLDIRLIASVKRLDARKLGGTSREVFERHLESVGALRHPNLVPLRAYFQAKDERLLVYDYQPNGSVFSLVHGKSTRARPLHWTSCLKIAEDVAQGLSYIHQAWKLVHGNLKSSNVLLGSDFEACLTDYCLSVLATPTPTSEEDPDSTAYKAPETRTNSSNDHDHYRQRRQPTPKSDVYAFGVLLVELLTGKPPSKHLVLAPDDTMEWVRSLREDDHDDGHDKMAMLLEVAIACSSTSPEQRPTMWQVLKMLQEIKKETISSMEEVESELR
- the LOC137741719 gene encoding uncharacterized protein, which translates into the protein MNHTDTEMMETAGPSNTGQGDVVRDLLTLSRQLLNQGKPSQALQAVVMAMRTRGGEEAVFQSLHRARELYRSRLQESAAADQLASLFAECAIAEAHPSKTEPEAAGNVGGPSVGAGPDDQGSSILAETGRMQVVLDAFSDGSSFICLQCGGLVSNHRKDEHYAYWCCQT